One Candidatus Izemoplasmatales bacterium genomic region harbors:
- the rpoC gene encoding DNA-directed RNA polymerase subunit beta', which yields MSQRYSHLKIRLASPEEIRSWSYGEVKKHETINYRTLKPEKDGLFCEVIFGPTKDYQCACSNKSKRSSHPGKKCPVCGVEYTESKVRRERMGHIELAAPVVHAWYLRNSPSRLAILLDIKSKDLEEVVYLASYIVVDPGDTDLQPKQILSEADYTRYYFEYGSRFKALTGAEAVKYLLKKIDLEKETVLLRKELKTASKQRREKIVKRLNVVEAFRNSDNKPEWMVLEVLPVIPPDLRPMVQLDGGRFATTDLNDLYRRILNRNNRLKRQFEQNAPHLITKNEKRMLQEAVDALIDNSKRGRKVVVEKNRALKSLSDMLRGKQGRFRQNLLGKRVDYSGRSVIVVGPDLEMYQCGLPKEMAIILFKPFVIRELISRNITSNIRSAKRMIETLDDRIWGVLEDVIKEHPVLLNRAPTLHRLGIQAFEPKLVEGKAIRLHPLVTTAFNADFDGDQMAVHVPLSEEAQAEARVMMLASNNILNPKDGKPVVTPSQDMVLGNYYLTLEKAGEHGEGNVYKDFNEAIMAYENKLITLHSRIAVRASSIDHPMAEEYKNHYLVTTCGKLIFNTILPPSFPFLNEATKKNLETETPARYFVAPGTNLREAIQGMPLVDPFKKKFLSMIIAQIFSRYKINETSKMLDKLKNIGFKYSTVAGITVSASDVQVYSHKSEILAKHDKMVDEIHDLYDMGLLTDSERSKLVVAEWAKAKDEIQEGLQKEQDKSNHIFMMSDSGARGNISNFTQLAGMRGLMANPSGGVIELPIRSSFREGLSMSEFFISTHGSRKGSTDTALKTAESGYLTRRLVDVSQDVVITEEDCHTDKGVRVKALLDRDGKTIETLQDRIAGRYAAADFMHPETGEVLLKRNDYVTEEIAKKIGNLDKTEDGKDSGTIAVAIRTGLTCTSKVGVCRKCYGQNLATGSRAEVGESVGTIAAQSIGEPGTQLTMRTFHTGGVAGDDITQGLPRVQELFEARTSKGRSIISEISGTVSDIQQIDEQFHVFVENGIEKKKYVTNANVQPIVRKGDDIRAGQQITEGSIDPKELLRVTDMETAQQYILKEVQKVYRSQGVDISDKHLEIIIRQMTRRVNIMLEGDTDLLPGSQISVNEFIEANKASLLHGKRPAVAKPVLLGITKASLRSESFLSAASFQETTRVLTDAAIRGKSDPLLGLKENVIIGGLIPSGTGILKHTSFEYEVPPVDDEDLYADFEE from the coding sequence ATGAGCCAGAGATATTCCCATCTTAAGATCCGGTTGGCCTCCCCCGAAGAAATCCGCAGCTGGTCGTACGGCGAAGTCAAGAAGCACGAGACGATCAACTACCGCACTCTCAAGCCGGAAAAGGACGGCCTCTTCTGCGAGGTCATCTTCGGTCCGACCAAGGACTACCAGTGCGCCTGTTCCAACAAGTCCAAACGCAGCTCGCATCCCGGCAAGAAGTGCCCGGTCTGCGGCGTCGAATACACCGAATCCAAGGTCCGCCGCGAACGCATGGGGCACATCGAGCTCGCCGCCCCGGTCGTCCACGCGTGGTACCTCCGGAACAGCCCGTCGCGCCTCGCGATCCTGCTCGACATCAAGTCGAAGGACCTCGAGGAGGTCGTCTACCTCGCAAGCTACATCGTCGTCGACCCGGGCGACACCGACCTCCAGCCGAAGCAGATCCTCTCGGAGGCCGACTACACCCGGTACTACTTCGAGTACGGCAGCCGCTTCAAGGCGCTCACCGGCGCCGAGGCGGTCAAGTACCTGCTCAAGAAGATCGACCTCGAGAAGGAGACGGTCCTCCTCCGCAAGGAGCTGAAGACGGCCTCCAAGCAGCGCCGCGAGAAGATCGTCAAGCGCCTGAACGTCGTCGAGGCCTTCCGCAACTCCGACAACAAGCCGGAGTGGATGGTCCTCGAAGTCCTGCCGGTGATCCCGCCGGATCTGCGCCCGATGGTCCAGCTCGACGGCGGCCGTTTTGCGACCACCGACCTGAACGACCTCTACCGCCGCATCCTGAACCGCAACAACCGCCTGAAGCGGCAGTTCGAGCAGAACGCCCCGCACCTGATCACGAAGAACGAGAAGCGCATGCTCCAGGAAGCGGTCGACGCCCTGATCGACAACTCGAAGCGCGGCCGCAAGGTCGTCGTCGAGAAGAACCGCGCCCTCAAGAGCCTCTCGGACATGCTCCGCGGCAAGCAGGGACGCTTCCGCCAGAACCTCCTCGGCAAGCGCGTCGACTACTCCGGCCGTTCCGTCATCGTCGTCGGACCGGACCTCGAGATGTACCAGTGCGGCCTGCCGAAGGAGATGGCGATCATCCTCTTCAAGCCGTTCGTCATCCGCGAGCTGATCAGCCGCAACATCACTTCCAACATCCGCTCCGCGAAGCGCATGATCGAAACCCTCGACGACCGCATCTGGGGCGTCCTGGAAGACGTCATCAAGGAACATCCGGTGCTTCTGAACCGCGCCCCGACGCTGCACCGCCTCGGCATCCAGGCCTTCGAGCCGAAGCTCGTCGAGGGCAAGGCGATCCGCCTCCATCCGCTGGTCACGACGGCGTTCAACGCCGACTTCGACGGCGACCAGATGGCGGTCCACGTCCCGCTCTCCGAAGAAGCCCAGGCCGAAGCGCGCGTGATGATGCTCGCCTCCAACAACATCCTGAACCCGAAGGACGGCAAGCCGGTCGTCACCCCGTCGCAGGACATGGTCCTCGGCAACTACTACCTCACGCTTGAAAAGGCGGGAGAACACGGCGAGGGCAACGTCTACAAGGACTTCAACGAAGCGATCATGGCGTACGAGAACAAGCTCATCACGCTCCATTCCCGCATCGCCGTCCGCGCCTCCTCGATCGATCATCCGATGGCCGAGGAGTACAAGAACCACTACCTCGTCACCACCTGCGGCAAGCTGATCTTCAACACGATCCTGCCCCCCTCCTTCCCGTTCCTCAACGAGGCCACCAAGAAGAACCTCGAGACCGAGACCCCGGCGCGCTACTTCGTCGCCCCCGGCACCAACCTCCGGGAAGCGATCCAGGGGATGCCGCTGGTCGATCCGTTCAAGAAGAAGTTCCTCTCGATGATCATCGCGCAGATCTTCTCGCGCTACAAGATCAACGAGACCTCGAAGATGCTCGACAAGCTGAAAAACATCGGCTTCAAGTACTCGACCGTCGCCGGCATCACCGTCTCGGCGTCCGACGTCCAGGTCTACTCCCACAAGTCGGAGATCCTCGCGAAGCACGACAAGATGGTCGACGAGATCCACGACCTGTACGACATGGGCCTGCTCACCGACTCCGAGCGTTCGAAGCTCGTCGTCGCCGAATGGGCGAAGGCCAAGGACGAGATTCAGGAAGGCCTCCAGAAGGAGCAGGACAAGAGCAACCACATCTTCATGATGTCCGACTCCGGCGCCCGCGGCAACATCTCCAACTTCACCCAGCTCGCCGGCATGCGCGGCCTCATGGCCAACCCGTCCGGCGGCGTCATCGAACTGCCGATCCGCTCCTCCTTCCGCGAAGGCCTCTCGATGTCCGAGTTCTTCATCTCGACCCACGGCTCCCGCAAGGGTTCCACCGACACCGCCCTGAAGACGGCCGAGTCCGGCTATCTGACCCGCCGTCTCGTCGACGTCTCCCAGGACGTCGTCATCACCGAGGAAGACTGCCATACCGACAAGGGCGTCAGGGTCAAGGCCCTGCTCGACCGCGACGGGAAGACGATCGAAACCCTCCAGGACCGCATCGCCGGCCGCTACGCCGCCGCCGACTTCATGCATCCCGAAACCGGTGAAGTCCTGCTCAAGCGCAACGACTACGTCACCGAGGAGATCGCCAAGAAGATCGGCAACCTCGACAAGACCGAGGACGGCAAGGACTCAGGAACGATCGCGGTCGCGATCCGTACCGGTCTGACCTGCACCTCCAAGGTCGGCGTCTGCCGCAAGTGCTACGGCCAGAACCTTGCAACCGGCTCCAGGGCCGAGGTCGGCGAGTCGGTCGGCACGATCGCCGCGCAGTCGATCGGCGAACCGGGCACGCAGCTGACGATGAGAACGTTCCATACCGGCGGCGTCGCCGGCGACGACATCACCCAGGGTCTCCCGCGCGTCCAGGAACTCTTCGAGGCGCGCACCTCCAAGGGCCGCTCGATCATCTCCGAGATCTCGGGCACCGTGTCCGACATCCAGCAGATCGACGAGCAGTTCCACGTCTTCGTCGAGAACGGCATCGAAAAGAAGAAGTACGTCACCAACGCCAACGTCCAGCCGATCGTCCGGAAGGGCGACGACATCCGCGCCGGCCAGCAGATCACCGAAGGCTCGATCGATCCGAAGGAACTGCTCCGCGTCACCGACATGGAGACCGCGCAGCAGTACATCCTGAAGGAAGTCCAGAAGGTCTACCGCTCGCAGGGCGTCGACATCTCCGACAAGCATCTCGAGATCATCATCCGGCAGATGACGCGCCGCGTCAACATCATGCTCGAGGGCGACACCGACCTGCTTCCCGGATCGCAGATCTCGGTGAACGAGTTCATCGAGGCGAACAAGGCGTCGCTGCTCCACGGCAAGCGCCCCGCGGTCGCCAAGCCGGTCCTGCTCGGCATCACCAAGGCGTCGCTCCGCTCCGAATCCTTCCTGTCCGCCGCGTCCTTCCAGGAAACGACGCGCGTCCTGACCGACGCCGCCATCCGCGGCAAGTCGGACCCGCTCCTCGGGCTCAAGGAGAACGTCATCATCGGCGGCCTGATTCCGTCCGGAACGGGCATCCTGAAGCACACTTCGTTCGAATACGAGGTGCCGCCGGTCGACGACGAGGATCTCTACGCCGATTTCGAAGAATAG